In Thermocrinis minervae, a single genomic region encodes these proteins:
- a CDS encoding RibD family protein yields MKRPYIIIVSEVSVDGKLTLYRGASSKELMTLMDHEAYRYLHEMRAKVDAIMVGCETVRTDNPSLTVRYVEGKNPIRIIPCSTANVPLDANIFSKDAPTVIVTTLRAPKERIDKIKELGAEVWIVGEDLVDFDRLMPIMVDRGIKSLMVEGGASINWELVKRGFVDEIRLIHIPVIVGGENVPTLVGGEGFKSLRNLLNLRLRAHFKRGHHLITEWEVVR; encoded by the coding sequence ATGAAAAGGCCCTACATCATCATCGTCTCTGAGGTGAGCGTAGACGGGAAGCTTACTCTGTACAGGGGAGCTTCTAGCAAAGAGCTTATGACCCTTATGGACCACGAGGCTTACAGGTACCTACACGAGATGAGGGCAAAGGTGGATGCCATAATGGTGGGCTGTGAGACAGTCAGGACGGACAACCCTAGCCTCACCGTGAGGTACGTGGAGGGTAAGAACCCGATAAGGATAATACCCTGTTCTACTGCGAACGTTCCCCTGGATGCCAACATATTCTCAAAGGACGCTCCCACCGTCATAGTGACTACTCTTAGGGCTCCTAAGGAGAGGATAGACAAGATAAAGGAGCTGGGTGCTGAAGTTTGGATAGTGGGCGAAGACCTTGTAGACTTTGACAGGCTTATGCCCATAATGGTAGACAGAGGCATAAAGAGCCTTATGGTGGAGGGTGGAGCCTCCATAAACTGGGAGCTGGTCAAAAGAGGCTTTGTGGATGAGATAAGGCTCATACACATACCCGTTATAGTAGGCGGCGAGAACGTGCCCACCCTGGTTGGGGGAGAGGGCTTTAAGAGCCTTAGGAACCTCCTAAACCTAAGACTTAGGGCTCACTTCAAGAGGGGACACCACCTTATAACCGAGTGGGAAGTGGTCCGTTAA
- a CDS encoding CDP-alcohol phosphatidyltransferase family protein has translation MNLTNRRESLKKIYTPVGVLLYRLGFPPNLITLLSLMFGMASAYAFYEHKLLTGAFLLAMSGLFDLLDGTVARLSDRPSKFGAVFDWVVDKWVDGFVFGVVAFFYSSPFVAITLITSSMIHSFIKPTVYSEIGYQARIKGKIQDPLEGVGFFGRPESHITLIIFTIFERFNLPLGLSFGVKLITVLTLTSLILRIVYLYKHFGREYE, from the coding sequence ATGAACCTCACAAACAGAAGAGAAAGCCTGAAGAAGATATACACACCCGTCGGTGTTCTCCTCTACAGGCTTGGATTTCCCCCCAACCTTATAACCCTTCTCTCACTTATGTTTGGTATGGCCTCGGCCTACGCCTTCTACGAGCACAAGCTGCTGACGGGTGCCTTCCTATTGGCTATGTCTGGCCTCTTTGACCTGCTTGATGGTACAGTGGCAAGGCTCTCAGACAGGCCTTCTAAGTTTGGTGCTGTCTTTGATTGGGTTGTGGACAAATGGGTCGACGGTTTTGTCTTCGGTGTGGTGGCCTTCTTCTACAGTAGTCCCTTCGTGGCTATAACCCTCATAACCTCTTCCATGATACACTCCTTTATAAAGCCCACAGTCTACTCGGAGATAGGCTACCAGGCTAGGATAAAGGGTAAGATACAGGACCCTCTGGAGGGTGTGGGCTTCTTCGGAAGACCCGAATCCCACATAACCCTGATAATCTTTACCATCTTTGAAAGGTTTAACCTTCCCCTTGGGCTTTCCTTCGGCGTTAAGCTCATAACCGTCCTGACATTGACCTCCCTTATCCTCAGGATAGTCTACCTGTACAAACACTTCGGGAGGGAATACGAATGA
- the ilvC gene encoding ketol-acid reductoisomerase has protein sequence MAKVYYDQDATLEPLIGKTVAILGYGSQGHAHALNLRDSGIKVIVGLPENSKSRKKATEDGFEVYIPSEAAKRADIIMFLTPDTVQPAIYKECVEPHLDSSKTLAFAHGFNIHFKQIVPPKDVDVFMVAPKGPGHLVRWMYEEGKGVPALVAIYQDASGTCKDKALAYAKAIGATRAGVIETTFKEETETDLFGEQWVLCGGVTALIKAGFETLVEAGYQPEVAYFECLHELKLIVDLIYQYGIAGMRYSISDTAKYGDVTRGERIYKMVKPLMKEGLEEIQKGEFAREWVLENQAGRPVFNALLERDREHLIEKVGQELRRMMPWITQKELK, from the coding sequence ATAGGCAAGACCGTGGCCATATTGGGTTATGGAAGCCAGGGTCATGCTCATGCTCTGAACCTAAGGGACAGCGGCATAAAGGTCATCGTAGGGCTTCCAGAAAACAGTAAGTCAAGGAAGAAGGCAACAGAAGATGGCTTTGAGGTTTACATTCCTTCGGAAGCTGCAAAGAGGGCAGACATAATAATGTTTTTAACACCCGACACGGTACAGCCTGCCATTTACAAAGAGTGTGTGGAGCCACATCTGGACTCTTCTAAGACCCTTGCCTTCGCCCATGGGTTTAACATCCACTTTAAGCAGATCGTTCCCCCGAAGGATGTGGATGTGTTCATGGTGGCTCCAAAGGGACCGGGACACTTGGTAAGATGGATGTACGAAGAGGGTAAGGGTGTTCCTGCCCTGGTTGCCATATATCAAGATGCTTCTGGTACCTGTAAGGACAAGGCTTTGGCTTATGCAAAGGCTATAGGAGCTACGAGGGCAGGTGTTATAGAGACCACCTTTAAGGAAGAGACGGAGACGGACCTATTCGGAGAGCAGTGGGTGCTGTGTGGTGGAGTGACTGCCCTCATAAAGGCTGGATTTGAGACCCTTGTGGAAGCAGGATACCAGCCAGAGGTGGCATACTTCGAGTGTCTTCACGAGCTTAAGCTCATAGTGGACCTCATATACCAGTACGGCATAGCCGGTATGAGGTACTCCATATCGGACACGGCTAAGTACGGAGATGTAACCAGGGGCGAGAGGATATACAAGATGGTAAAACCTCTCATGAAGGAGGGTCTTGAGGAGATACAGAAGGGCGAGTTTGCCAGGGAGTGGGTGCTCGAAAACCAAGCAGGAAGACCCGTATTCAACGCCCTCCTGGAAAGGGATAGAGAACACCTCATAGAGAAGGTGGGCCAGGAGCTAAGAAGGATGATGCCCTGGATTACTCAGAAGGAGCTAAAATGA